One Tunturibacter gelidoferens genomic region harbors:
- a CDS encoding alpha-L-rhamnosidase — protein sequence MKILRHATSLFASPAQRASFVAALSLCAATASAAPVHLRVDQRINPLGIDSARPTLSWQSDATTRNWSQSAYRILVASSATTLRQGRADVWDSGKQMSSESVNVAYAGPALTSHQRCYWTVQTWDSQGKEERSSEVAWWEMGLLQPSDWKAQWIRRDNRDEAEVLKAISWIWIQEGDSERVPQGMEAEFQYNLHLDKLPSAAVLHILAGGIFTAQVNGIVTGHKDQWGAFDREDIRDQLHVGDNQIVVHIKSPKSSESNRTFRVALAAALKLTDDEGETKWIESDDTWQARSIKPVEAKEWSAAKKLGAFSDLNFGVGTDRESRGQNPTVIDSSTALFRKQFTPSRKVVSARLYVTALGSYQSYVNGKEVSKFRLTPGFTDYRKRVLYQTYDVTSLLVPGHNTIAAILGAGWHGSPLLWSGSRLFPGPDRLRAQLELTFADGTHQVIATDSSWETAASPIVSSEIYGGEAYDARLEVPGWNTSASPNSAHWMPVVVDDANTGLLVTAQPDTPVQPAQTISPVAVTMVGSGNTQNAVFDMGQNMVGVARLHVHGARGTTIKLRFAERLNPDGTVYTENLRDADATDYYTLSGHGDEDWTPAFTFHGFRYVQVSGYGGKPPLSALQGLVLNSLPASPAIRFDSSSTLLNKMSELGLWGQRGNFVSIPTDCPQRDERMGWMGDAGAFWRTGSYNFDIDAFSHKFMLDVIDAQSPDGAFSNISPNLLQGRDGHPGAPGWGDAGVLVPYATWLQYGDAAVIERSWPDMERWMDFILRTNPNYVREKDLGANFADWLAPDPHTPSDLVATAYWVIIARQMQTMATALGRTADADKYATLISHIQDAYQQKYVQADGSVAGDTQTSYVLTMYAGLAPKAMEKSMTDRLVRDIQAHQTHLTTGFLGTPFLLSVLEAQGRSDVAYNLLLTTTYPSWGYMVDKGATTWWERWNGDTGDPAMNSYNHYAFGSVMAWVFRRVGGVDADPAMPGFHHVLISPHVEPGLSHMHTEYDSVYGTIVTDWTKKPDGQLQLSVKIPANTTATVFLPATPTSIAKQDGDRITTPYKEGSMVREIGSGSYTFSVDGN from the coding sequence ATGAAAATTCTGCGCCACGCAACCTCTCTGTTCGCCTCGCCGGCGCAACGTGCTTCCTTCGTAGCGGCTTTATCTCTTTGTGCTGCGACAGCCTCTGCCGCGCCAGTCCATCTTCGCGTTGATCAGCGGATCAATCCGCTCGGTATCGATTCAGCGCGTCCAACGCTGTCGTGGCAGAGTGATGCGACCACACGCAACTGGAGCCAGTCAGCTTACCGGATTCTTGTTGCCAGCTCAGCCACCACACTGCGCCAAGGGCGCGCCGATGTCTGGGACAGCGGAAAGCAGATGTCCTCAGAGTCTGTGAATGTGGCCTATGCCGGACCAGCGTTGACGTCTCACCAGCGCTGCTATTGGACGGTTCAAACCTGGGATTCTCAGGGAAAAGAGGAACGGTCTTCCGAGGTCGCATGGTGGGAGATGGGTCTGCTTCAACCCTCAGACTGGAAGGCCCAGTGGATTCGGCGCGACAATCGTGACGAGGCAGAGGTGTTGAAGGCGATCTCGTGGATCTGGATTCAAGAAGGTGATTCCGAGCGTGTCCCGCAGGGCATGGAGGCGGAGTTTCAGTACAACCTGCATCTCGACAAACTTCCGAGCGCAGCTGTTCTTCACATTTTGGCGGGTGGAATTTTTACCGCGCAGGTCAACGGCATCGTCACAGGGCATAAGGATCAATGGGGCGCCTTCGATCGTGAAGATATTCGCGATCAACTCCACGTTGGAGACAACCAGATCGTTGTGCACATAAAGAGCCCAAAATCGAGTGAATCCAATAGAACCTTTCGCGTTGCTTTAGCTGCTGCCCTAAAGCTCACCGACGATGAAGGCGAAACAAAGTGGATTGAAAGCGACGACACTTGGCAGGCTCGGTCGATCAAGCCAGTTGAAGCAAAGGAGTGGTCTGCTGCGAAAAAGCTCGGCGCGTTTTCCGATCTCAACTTCGGCGTCGGCACAGATCGCGAATCGCGCGGACAGAATCCTACGGTGATCGACTCGAGCACCGCACTATTCCGGAAGCAGTTCACGCCGTCTCGCAAGGTAGTATCTGCCCGGCTCTATGTAACGGCTCTTGGTAGCTACCAAAGTTATGTGAATGGTAAAGAAGTGAGCAAGTTCAGGCTCACACCAGGATTTACTGACTATCGCAAGCGCGTCTTGTATCAGACCTACGACGTCACCTCTTTGCTCGTCCCCGGACACAATACGATCGCGGCGATCCTTGGGGCAGGATGGCATGGCAGTCCGCTCCTGTGGTCGGGCTCGCGCTTGTTTCCTGGTCCGGATCGTCTGCGCGCCCAGCTCGAGTTGACCTTTGCCGACGGCACTCATCAGGTCATTGCGACGGACTCCAGCTGGGAGACGGCCGCCTCTCCGATTGTCTCTTCAGAGATCTACGGCGGAGAGGCCTACGACGCGCGGCTTGAAGTTCCGGGATGGAACACGTCGGCATCTCCCAACTCCGCTCACTGGATGCCAGTGGTCGTCGATGATGCGAACACTGGTCTTCTCGTCACTGCCCAGCCTGATACACCAGTGCAGCCTGCGCAGACGATCTCGCCCGTCGCCGTCACGATGGTCGGCTCTGGCAATACGCAGAACGCCGTCTTCGATATGGGGCAGAATATGGTCGGCGTCGCTCGCCTGCATGTGCACGGGGCACGGGGAACTACTATCAAACTTCGCTTTGCGGAACGGCTCAATCCGGACGGTACGGTGTACACAGAAAATCTGCGTGACGCCGATGCAACGGACTACTACACCCTCAGCGGACATGGAGACGAGGACTGGACTCCCGCCTTCACCTTTCATGGCTTTCGTTATGTGCAGGTGTCCGGCTACGGCGGCAAGCCTCCGCTGTCAGCGTTGCAAGGTCTGGTGCTCAACAGCCTTCCCGCTTCCCCGGCGATTCGTTTCGACAGCTCCAGCACGCTGCTGAACAAGATGAGCGAGCTTGGGCTGTGGGGACAGCGCGGCAACTTTGTTTCCATCCCCACCGACTGCCCGCAGCGCGACGAACGCATGGGATGGATGGGCGATGCTGGCGCCTTCTGGCGTACCGGCTCGTACAACTTCGACATCGACGCCTTCTCCCATAAGTTCATGCTCGATGTCATCGATGCGCAAAGCCCGGACGGCGCCTTCTCCAACATCTCGCCGAATCTTTTGCAGGGAAGGGACGGCCATCCTGGCGCTCCCGGCTGGGGTGACGCGGGCGTGCTCGTTCCATACGCGACGTGGTTGCAATACGGAGACGCTGCGGTGATCGAACGAAGCTGGCCGGACATGGAGCGGTGGATGGACTTCATCCTGCGCACGAATCCGAACTACGTTCGCGAGAAGGATCTGGGGGCGAACTTTGCCGACTGGCTCGCACCCGATCCACACACTCCCTCTGACCTCGTCGCGACCGCCTACTGGGTCATCATTGCGCGCCAGATGCAGACGATGGCTACCGCACTCGGCCGGACCGCAGACGCAGACAAGTACGCGACACTGATCTCTCACATCCAGGATGCGTATCAGCAGAAATATGTTCAAGCCGACGGATCGGTCGCGGGCGACACCCAGACATCGTATGTTTTGACGATGTATGCCGGACTCGCTCCGAAAGCGATGGAGAAGTCGATGACCGATCGCCTGGTGCGCGACATTCAGGCCCATCAGACCCATCTGACGACCGGATTCCTTGGCACGCCCTTTCTGCTCTCCGTGCTTGAAGCGCAAGGCCGCTCGGATGTTGCGTACAACCTGCTCCTGACCACCACTTATCCATCGTGGGGATACATGGTCGATAAGGGTGCAACGACGTGGTGGGAGCGCTGGAACGGAGACACAGGCGACCCTGCGATGAACTCCTATAACCACTATGCGTTCGGCTCAGTCATGGCATGGGTCTTTCGGCGCGTGGGTGGTGTCGATGCAGACCCTGCGATGCCAGGGTTCCATCATGTTCTGATCAGCCCGCATGTAGAGCCGGGTTTGTCGCATATGCACACCGAGTATGACTCCGTGTATGGAACGATCGTGACGGACTGGACGAAGAAGCCAGATGGCCAGCTTCAGTTGAGCGTCAAGATACCCGCAAATACGACGGCCACCGTCTTTCTCCCCGCCACACCGACGAGCATCGCAAAGCAGGACGGCGACCGCATCACGACACCTTACAAAGAAGGGTCGATGGTCCGTGAGATCGGCTCAGGGAGTTACACCTTTTCGGTTGATGGCAACTGA
- a CDS encoding alpha-1,4-glucan--maltose-1-phosphate maltosyltransferase, producing MKPIEGRKRVVIEGINPQVDCGRYPAKRILGDIVTVTAAVFGDGHDHVSGRLLYRHSSAKDWQSMPLSPLTNDLWSASFTVDALGDWLYTLEAWVDHFDTWSADLQKRLAAQPGQPGVSSSAESQDIPLALRSGALLLEQAAGRAKGPDSKRLADEAARLLELANAKSETYDNPLTDEILALVALYPDLTLATRYSQDLHLWVDRERARYSTWYELFPRSTSPDPARHGTFADVQALLPTIAAMGFDVLYMPPIHPIGKAFRKGPNNSVTSTETDPGSPWAIGAKEGGHKSILAELGTLKDFDALVAATREHGMELALDIAFQCSPDHPWVAEHPDWFNIRPDGSIQYAENPPKKYQDIYPLNFESPDWRGLWEALRDVFTHWIKRDVKIFRVDNPHTKAIPFWEWCIGEIHKKYPDVIFLAEAFTRPHVMYSLAKAGFSQSYTYFTWRNRKDELREYFEEITKPPVTDFFHPNLWPNTPDILHATLQNGGRPAFMQRLILAATLGANYGMYGPAYELGENLPAKPGSEEYLNSEKYEIRHWDRSASTSLAPLITKVNQIRRTNPALQSDGSLHFHNVDNSNILCYSKWSGDNQILVAINLDPTQEQAGWIDLDLKELAIPHNETFDIEDLLTGTHYQWHDRSNYVALRPDVMPAHIFRLLRRPIVETAQTP from the coding sequence ATGAAACCTATCGAAGGCCGTAAGCGAGTCGTCATTGAAGGGATCAACCCACAAGTCGATTGTGGACGCTATCCAGCCAAGCGAATTCTGGGCGACATCGTAACCGTAACTGCGGCGGTTTTTGGCGATGGACACGACCATGTCTCAGGACGTTTGCTCTATCGCCACTCGAGCGCGAAGGATTGGCAATCCATGCCGCTCTCCCCGCTTACCAATGATCTCTGGTCCGCCAGCTTCACCGTGGATGCGCTCGGCGATTGGCTCTATACCCTCGAGGCTTGGGTTGACCACTTCGACACCTGGTCTGCCGATCTGCAAAAGCGGCTGGCAGCACAGCCCGGTCAGCCTGGCGTGAGTTCTTCGGCCGAATCACAGGATATCCCGCTCGCGCTGCGCTCCGGCGCTCTCCTGCTGGAGCAGGCCGCGGGGCGCGCCAAAGGGCCCGATAGCAAACGTTTAGCAGACGAGGCTGCGCGTCTCCTCGAACTCGCGAACGCAAAGTCTGAGACCTACGATAATCCCTTGACGGACGAGATCCTCGCGCTCGTCGCACTATACCCTGATCTCACCCTGGCGACGCGCTATTCTCAGGATCTGCACCTGTGGGTTGACCGCGAACGGGCACGCTACTCGACCTGGTATGAGCTCTTCCCCCGGTCCACCTCGCCCGATCCTGCGCGGCACGGCACCTTTGCGGACGTGCAGGCGCTTCTGCCAACCATCGCCGCGATGGGCTTCGATGTGCTCTATATGCCGCCGATTCATCCCATCGGCAAAGCGTTTCGCAAAGGCCCGAACAACAGTGTCACCTCGACCGAGACCGATCCGGGCAGCCCCTGGGCGATCGGAGCAAAAGAGGGCGGCCACAAATCCATCCTCGCTGAACTCGGCACCCTGAAAGACTTCGACGCTCTTGTCGCCGCTACGCGCGAGCACGGCATGGAGCTGGCTCTGGATATCGCCTTCCAATGTTCCCCCGACCATCCCTGGGTCGCCGAGCATCCCGACTGGTTCAATATCCGCCCCGACGGCTCCATCCAATACGCGGAGAACCCACCAAAAAAATACCAGGACATCTACCCGCTCAACTTCGAGTCGCCTGATTGGCGCGGCCTATGGGAGGCTCTGCGCGATGTTTTCACCCACTGGATCAAGCGCGACGTCAAAATCTTCCGTGTCGACAATCCGCACACCAAGGCCATTCCGTTCTGGGAGTGGTGCATCGGCGAAATCCATAAAAAATATCCCGATGTGATCTTTCTCGCCGAGGCGTTCACGCGCCCGCACGTGATGTACTCGCTGGCCAAGGCTGGCTTCAGCCAGTCCTATACCTACTTCACCTGGCGCAATAGGAAGGACGAGCTTCGGGAGTACTTCGAGGAGATTACCAAGCCGCCCGTAACCGACTTCTTTCATCCGAACCTCTGGCCAAACACACCCGACATCCTGCATGCCACACTTCAAAACGGTGGCCGCCCCGCCTTCATGCAGCGCCTGATCCTCGCGGCAACTCTTGGCGCGAACTACGGCATGTACGGCCCTGCCTACGAACTCGGCGAAAATCTTCCCGCCAAACCCGGCAGCGAAGAATATCTCAACAGCGAGAAGTACGAGATCCGTCATTGGGACCGTAGCGCGAGCACAAGCCTTGCCCCGCTTATTACCAAGGTCAATCAGATCCGCCGCACCAACCCCGCACTCCAAAGCGACGGCTCGCTTCACTTCCACAACGTGGACAACTCAAACATCCTCTGCTACAGCAAGTGGAGCGGCGACAATCAGATTCTCGTCGCCATCAACCTCGATCCCACGCAGGAACAGGCAGGATGGATCGATCTCGACCTCAAGGAACTGGCCATCCCGCACAACGAAACCTTTGACATCGAAGATCTGCTTACAGGCACCCATTACCAATGGCACGATCGCAGCAATTACGTTGCTCTGCGCCCCGACGTGATGCCCGCGCACATCTTCCGCCTTCTCCGCAGACCCATCGTCGAGACCGCCCAGACCCCGTAA
- a CDS encoding TonB-dependent receptor: MAHLSKTNAPSEPIDNGRTHHMGFNQLTGFRKTRLSRALQTVLVLLIAAGIGPLRVMFAQTDLGSLSGTIRDSADAVVPNCQIEIKNARTSTTRNVTTDQNGYFNVPSLTVGPYTVSATAAGFKHLVTTVDVTTNGATANLQLSVGNVQQEVTVTSESGSVSLQTDNHELVTTVSPTQLVNLPNNSRSILNIATLGPSSQAGTDVGVDGGDEGFYGQTANSVIISGLGNAHTAFLQDGVDNTNLLTQTVNILSSVEASQEVTTILNGAPARFSQPSIINVITKSGSNQIHGTAYDFLQNDDFDAKNWFATTKPAKRYNQFGGNIGAPLWKNKLFAFFDYSGLRSHTANVNRDRVPTGAERNGDFSADGVTLYDPSTYDPTTGTSQPFAGNKLPAISPFAQQWLKNYPAPNTTLDANNVNYVVNLPQISNYDEYLGRVDYNISQRDLLFGTVARLESQFGNDSITPGLFGIFIALKGTNISAAETHVFNSNVVNVFKVGYNRSNLFRTQQGEGALNYAAQYGLANVNPQPSQWTPPAINLNTGNYTSLGDPYSPQGAIQNRFQYTDEVSWKLGNHTFVFGGDYVRTQFDGNWVVGNNGIYNFDGSATSAYAGGVRSATDQGNSLADLELGFPRTANAANGVTVGAFRGTDISGYVQDDWKTLPRLTFNIGLRYDFDNPPNDKNGHGGQFNVASNRVIPGTWKTNYNDWAPRFGFSYQANDRTVVRGGYGIYYAPILYNNLQFQLLYSPNFVNQSYSFNVATPVDIQNLFVPNPSLAGQQNYTLTKTLKDTSVQDWNVNIQRSLSNNTLLTVGYIGNVTRHQSARADLNQPFGLTPGNTSGILDLRPNTNVGTTDGQLNAVSANYHALAVKVERTYTNGLQFLGAYTYSKAMDILDGDNADIQNLYNPGLTYGPAGFDRTQNFIFSAVYELPFGPGKKFLNSNNLINREIIGGWQLSGVQQFATGQPIQVTANNNADTSSVHSVYANRICTGNPPAGHPRLQFFDPSCYVQPATGQYGTARSGPRQPGIDTTNLSLQKAFSITERQQLQFRAEAFSVFNHPNFSTGSTSITNPAAGLLTQETVGQRVLQLALRYAF, translated from the coding sequence ATGGCACACTTAAGCAAAACCAACGCTCCTTCAGAGCCGATAGATAACGGCAGAACGCATCACATGGGCTTTAACCAGTTGACCGGTTTTCGGAAGACCAGACTCTCTCGGGCGCTCCAAACCGTACTCGTATTACTGATCGCGGCAGGCATAGGTCCGCTGAGGGTCATGTTTGCCCAGACCGATCTCGGCTCACTCTCAGGAACGATTCGCGACAGTGCAGACGCTGTGGTTCCTAATTGTCAGATCGAGATCAAAAACGCCAGAACGTCTACGACGCGCAACGTCACGACGGATCAAAACGGCTATTTCAACGTCCCTTCCCTCACGGTGGGGCCTTACACAGTTTCGGCCACGGCAGCGGGGTTCAAACACCTGGTGACCACTGTGGATGTGACCACGAATGGCGCGACAGCCAACCTGCAACTCTCCGTGGGCAATGTGCAGCAGGAGGTGACGGTTACCTCCGAGTCCGGCTCAGTGAGTTTGCAGACGGACAATCACGAGTTAGTGACTACGGTCTCGCCGACGCAGTTGGTCAATCTGCCGAACAATAGCCGAAGCATCCTAAACATCGCAACGCTTGGGCCGTCATCGCAGGCAGGAACCGATGTTGGAGTTGATGGTGGAGATGAAGGTTTCTACGGACAGACCGCAAACTCGGTCATCATCTCGGGACTCGGCAATGCACACACGGCATTTCTTCAGGACGGCGTCGACAACACGAATCTGCTGACGCAGACCGTGAATATCCTGTCGTCGGTTGAAGCGAGTCAGGAGGTCACGACGATCCTGAACGGCGCTCCTGCGCGCTTCAGTCAGCCGTCGATCATCAACGTCATCACGAAGAGCGGCTCGAACCAGATTCATGGAACGGCGTACGACTTTCTTCAGAATGATGACTTCGATGCTAAGAACTGGTTCGCGACGACCAAGCCTGCAAAACGCTATAACCAGTTTGGAGGCAATATCGGCGCTCCACTTTGGAAGAACAAGCTGTTCGCTTTCTTTGACTACTCGGGTCTGCGGAGCCATACGGCTAACGTCAACCGCGACCGAGTTCCAACCGGCGCAGAGCGCAACGGAGACTTCTCGGCGGACGGAGTCACCCTCTACGATCCTTCGACCTACGATCCCACAACAGGGACGAGCCAACCCTTTGCGGGAAATAAGCTCCCTGCGATTAGTCCGTTTGCCCAGCAGTGGTTGAAGAACTATCCCGCACCCAACACGACCCTGGATGCGAACAACGTCAACTACGTTGTGAATCTGCCGCAGATCAGTAACTACGACGAGTACCTTGGCCGTGTCGACTACAACATCTCGCAACGAGATCTGTTGTTCGGCACGGTGGCAAGACTGGAGAGCCAGTTCGGCAATGACAGCATCACGCCGGGGCTCTTCGGAATCTTTATCGCGCTAAAGGGCACGAATATCTCGGCTGCTGAAACGCACGTGTTCAACTCGAACGTCGTGAACGTCTTCAAGGTTGGCTACAACCGCAGTAATCTGTTCCGCACGCAGCAGGGCGAAGGAGCTCTCAACTATGCGGCGCAGTATGGCCTGGCGAACGTTAATCCTCAGCCATCCCAATGGACACCTCCCGCGATCAACCTCAACACCGGCAACTACACCTCGCTCGGAGATCCTTATTCTCCTCAGGGTGCAATTCAAAATCGTTTCCAGTACACCGATGAAGTAAGTTGGAAACTAGGCAACCACACTTTTGTATTCGGCGGCGACTATGTCAGGACACAGTTTGATGGCAACTGGGTCGTCGGTAACAACGGCATCTACAACTTCGACGGCAGCGCAACCTCGGCTTACGCAGGAGGAGTGCGCAGCGCGACTGATCAGGGCAACTCGCTGGCCGATCTCGAACTTGGATTCCCTCGAACCGCGAATGCTGCCAACGGCGTAACAGTGGGCGCTTTTCGAGGCACGGACATTTCAGGTTACGTGCAGGATGACTGGAAAACTTTGCCACGGCTGACCTTCAACATCGGCCTGCGTTATGACTTCGACAATCCTCCGAACGACAAGAATGGACATGGAGGCCAGTTCAACGTGGCTTCCAACCGGGTGATTCCCGGTACGTGGAAGACAAACTACAACGACTGGGCGCCACGGTTCGGGTTCTCCTACCAAGCAAATGATCGAACTGTAGTTCGGGGGGGATACGGAATCTATTACGCGCCAATTCTCTACAATAATCTTCAATTCCAGTTGCTGTACTCGCCCAACTTTGTAAATCAGTCGTATTCGTTCAATGTGGCCACCCCAGTCGATATTCAAAATCTATTTGTTCCTAATCCATCTTTGGCTGGACAGCAGAACTACACACTGACGAAGACGTTGAAGGACACTTCGGTACAAGACTGGAACGTTAACATCCAGCGGTCGCTCAGCAACAACACTCTCCTTACGGTCGGCTATATCGGGAATGTGACTCGTCATCAGTCCGCGCGCGCCGACCTCAACCAGCCTTTCGGACTGACTCCTGGAAACACGAGCGGCATCCTAGACCTAAGACCGAATACGAATGTTGGAACCACCGATGGTCAGCTCAACGCGGTCTCGGCAAACTACCACGCACTGGCCGTCAAGGTAGAACGAACTTACACCAACGGTCTGCAGTTCCTTGGGGCTTACACCTACTCCAAGGCGATGGACATCCTAGACGGTGATAACGCGGACATTCAGAATCTCTATAACCCGGGGCTCACCTACGGCCCCGCAGGCTTTGACCGCACGCAGAATTTCATTTTTAGCGCGGTGTATGAGTTGCCCTTCGGTCCTGGAAAGAAGTTTCTGAACTCCAATAATCTGATCAACCGCGAGATCATTGGCGGTTGGCAGCTCTCCGGGGTTCAGCAGTTTGCCACCGGCCAGCCGATCCAGGTCACGGCCAACAACAATGCGGATACCAGTTCGGTGCATAGCGTCTACGCAAACAGGATCTGCACTGGTAATCCGCCTGCAGGCCATCCCCGTCTGCAGTTCTTTGATCCATCCTGCTATGTGCAGCCCGCGACCGGTCAGTACGGAACGGCCAGAAGCGGACCGCGTCAGCCTGGCATCGACACAACGAACCTGAGTCTCCAGAAGGCGTTCTCGATCACCGAGCGGCAGCAACTCCAGTTCCGCGCGGAGGCGTTCAGCGTCTTCAATCACCCCAACTTCTCTACCGGTAGTACCAGCATCACTAACCCCGCAGCCGGCCTGCTCACCCAGGAAACTGTTGGTCAGCGAGTGCTGCAACTCGCCTTGCGCTACGCCTTCTAA
- a CDS encoding beta-L-arabinofuranosidase domain-containing protein, whose product MAVTRRKFLLNSTYAGAGFAVIGAMKPVALLAQTSDKEMATYLTGIRMAATPATNYRAYRSKVVATPDVTTWVQVDLKKAVPISAIQLFPASERMYPGRDQYYGGEGFPLRFRLEASDDANFGKVETIADFTQSDFPDLKDNITQYAAHDVHGRYVRLTATRLRAVKAVASDSTPLGKEPQDSPDYTLMVAKMAVISGGHDVAVGCKVTADEKYGNSELVAQLTRPPRQDGEGIRVDNPHAVTDPATWKPAKYKAEAPKTGVTLEGGVFQEAMQNNIQYLLNSYTTDDLLRQFYERTGKIKNFKPTGSQVFWEEDLAGSNAGRFLMGAGNTLRWIDDPELHRRLNVVVDGIEECRQPNGYIMAYPEDTIFYSERAAYTRAWLTHGLLEAAYGGNPKALPMLRGYYDWFNQQTFLPDMLRGAIQGGQGMVANTRMCTSPLGKPADAQVIQRYYQEDGWMEGLAKQEKEQVWQYPYDRPHCYLLTNLEAYLDMYLATGDVRYRDGVLGAWELYRAHWQQAGGSISIIEFEKDPPNSKYLRQKLGELCGSSFWVFLSQRFQLLNPDEERYATEIEKSIYNVGMANQDGGVGLRYHTVMEGKKEKSTHENTCCEGQGTRLLGTLPEHIYSIAPDGIYVNLFEPSTIRWQQAGQPMELKMKTRFPYDTHVSGAVKVSTPTEANLRIRVPSWAAKEMAVSVNGKAAASGKPGSYLAVNRKWSDGDVIEFVLPAEIRVRRYNGDDQIAGKKRYSVEYGPILLAAVGSPTASLSVDKGHEAEHLANHLEPVDGSPLHFTVRGNNGQKFMPYWKISEEEFTCYPQVSAMA is encoded by the coding sequence ATGGCTGTAACACGACGTAAGTTTCTATTGAATTCAACCTATGCTGGAGCGGGATTCGCTGTCATCGGAGCGATGAAACCGGTCGCCCTGCTGGCGCAGACGAGCGATAAGGAGATGGCGACTTATCTAACCGGAATCAGGATGGCCGCGACCCCAGCGACGAACTACCGCGCTTATCGTTCGAAGGTGGTTGCGACGCCCGATGTGACGACGTGGGTCCAGGTAGATCTGAAGAAGGCTGTTCCAATCTCCGCGATTCAGTTATTCCCTGCCTCGGAGCGGATGTATCCGGGCCGCGACCAGTACTACGGAGGCGAGGGATTCCCACTGCGATTCCGGCTGGAAGCCTCCGACGATGCAAACTTCGGAAAGGTTGAGACCATTGCGGACTTCACTCAATCCGACTTTCCGGATCTGAAAGACAACATTACGCAGTACGCGGCGCACGATGTTCATGGTCGATATGTGCGACTGACAGCAACGCGGCTTCGGGCTGTGAAGGCAGTTGCTTCAGACAGCACGCCGCTGGGCAAAGAGCCCCAGGATAGCCCCGATTACACGCTGATGGTTGCGAAGATGGCTGTTATCTCCGGCGGACACGATGTTGCCGTGGGTTGCAAGGTGACGGCGGATGAGAAGTATGGAAACAGCGAGCTGGTGGCGCAACTCACGCGGCCACCCCGGCAGGACGGAGAGGGAATTCGCGTCGATAATCCACACGCGGTGACAGACCCTGCAACCTGGAAGCCGGCCAAGTACAAAGCCGAAGCGCCGAAGACGGGAGTGACTTTGGAGGGTGGCGTCTTTCAGGAAGCAATGCAAAACAACATTCAGTATCTGCTGAACTCGTACACGACGGACGATCTTCTTCGTCAGTTCTACGAGCGAACAGGCAAGATCAAGAACTTCAAGCCGACCGGCTCCCAGGTTTTCTGGGAGGAAGATCTTGCAGGTTCGAACGCTGGACGTTTCCTGATGGGTGCCGGCAACACGCTGCGTTGGATTGACGATCCCGAGCTGCACCGTCGCCTTAATGTTGTGGTCGATGGCATTGAAGAGTGTCGTCAGCCGAACGGATACATCATGGCGTATCCGGAAGACACGATCTTCTACTCGGAGCGCGCGGCCTACACTCGCGCATGGCTTACGCACGGACTGCTGGAAGCCGCGTATGGCGGCAACCCCAAGGCTCTGCCGATGCTGCGCGGCTACTACGACTGGTTCAATCAGCAGACCTTCCTGCCGGACATGTTGCGCGGTGCGATTCAAGGCGGCCAGGGGATGGTCGCGAACACGCGCATGTGTACGAGTCCACTTGGAAAGCCGGCCGACGCGCAGGTCATTCAGCGCTACTACCAGGAAGACGGCTGGATGGAGGGTTTGGCAAAGCAGGAGAAGGAGCAGGTGTGGCAGTACCCCTACGATCGTCCGCATTGCTATCTGCTGACTAATCTCGAAGCGTATCTGGATATGTATCTCGCCACTGGCGACGTGCGCTATCGTGACGGGGTTCTCGGAGCATGGGAGCTCTATCGCGCGCACTGGCAGCAGGCCGGCGGAAGCATCTCCATCATCGAGTTCGAAAAGGATCCGCCGAACAGCAAATATCTCCGCCAGAAACTGGGAGAGCTCTGCGGCAGCAGCTTCTGGGTCTTTCTAAGTCAGCGCTTCCAACTCCTGAATCCCGATGAGGAGCGCTACGCAACGGAGATCGAGAAATCGATCTACAACGTCGGCATGGCGAACCAGGATGGCGGCGTCGGCCTGCGTTATCACACCGTCATGGAGGGCAAGAAAGAAAAATCCACGCACGAGAATACGTGTTGCGAGGGACAGGGAACCAGGCTGCTTGGGACGCTGCCCGAGCACATCTACTCCATCGCGCCGGATGGAATCTACGTGAACCTCTTCGAGCCTTCAACGATTCGTTGGCAGCAGGCAGGTCAGCCGATGGAGTTGAAGATGAAGACTCGCTTCCCCTACGACACGCATGTGAGTGGCGCGGTGAAGGTATCGACCCCCACGGAGGCTAATCTCAGGATCCGCGTTCCGTCCTGGGCGGCAAAGGAGATGGCGGTTTCGGTCAACGGTAAAGCAGCTGCTTCGGGCAAACCGGGCAGTTACCTTGCGGTCAATCGTAAGTGGAGCGACGGAGATGTCATCGAGTTTGTGCTTCCCGCAGAGATTCGCGTGCGCCGTTACAACGGCGATGATCAGATTGCGGGCAAGAAAAGATACTCGGTCGAGTACGGTCCTATTCTGCTGGCCGCTGTCGGATCTCCGACCGCCAGTCTCTCTGTGGACAAGGGACACGAAGCCGAGCATCTCGCGAATCATCTGGAGCCTGTTGATGGCTCGCCGCTTCACTTCACTGTCCGAGGAAACAACGGTCAAAAGTTTATGCCGTACTGGAAGATCTCGGAAGAGGAGTTCACTTGCTACCCGCAGGTCAGTGCGATGGCTTGA